The genomic interval TTATATGTTCCAGGTTGCGTTTCGTCAATTAATGATTGCGCTAATGTTTTAAACTCTTTAATTCCTGCGGATGAGTTAATAGGTGTATTTATACCATAATAACGAGAAAGTACTCTGTAAACGTTGCCATCTACAACTGCAGTTGGTTCGTTAAAGCAAATAGAGGCAATTGCAGAGGCGGTATAATCTCCAATTCCTTTTAGTTTTATAATCTCTTTATATGTAGTAGGAAATTCGCCATTAAGTTCGTTTGCAATTTGTTTTGCAGAAAAATGTAGGTTCCTTGCTCTAGAATAATATCCTAGACCTTGCCACATTTTTAAAACGGTACTTTCATCCGCTTTAGCGAGGTTAAAAACAGTTGGAAAATCTGTTGTAAATTTTAGATAATAGGACAAACCTTGAGCAACTCTTGTTTGCTGTAACATAATTTCTGACAACCAAATAAAATATGGGTTTTTAGTTTTACGCCAAGGTAGATCTCGGTTGTTTTGTAAGTACCAGTATATTAGTATTTTATGGAATTTCAATTTTTAATAGATTTTATGTTAAAATATAGTTTTATGTTAAAATTCATATGGCGTTTTAACTAATTTGGCAATTATTGGTATTATCATAGTTAAAATTAACATTTACCTTGCTTTATTAACAATAAATTGTGATGTTTACGGGAATTAATTCAAACAAGATATAAATGAAATTAAAAACAAACTTTATTCTAACGCTGTTTTTGGCGTTTGTGGTGCAAGTAACTTTTGCGCAAGGTAAAAAAATATCGGGAACTGTCTCCGATAAAACGGGAGTTCTACCAGGGGTTTCGGTAGTAGTGAAGAATACTAAGAAAGGTACAGAAACTAATTTTGATGGAGAGTATTCCATATTTGCAGAATCTGGTGATGTTGTAGTTTTTAGGTATTTAGGAATGAGGTCTTTATCAAGAACTATTGGAGTTGGTACTACTCTTAATGTTGTTATGGAGGAAGATGATAACGTGTTAGATGAAATTGTTATTACTGGTATTACAGAGACTGATAAGCGTATTTTTACGGGTGCTTCTACTTCATTAAAAGCTTCTGATGTTAAATTAGATGGTGTTCCAGAAATAAGTAGAGCGTTAGAAGGTAGGGCTGCTGGTGTTACTGTGCAAAATGTTTCGGGTACTTTTGGTGCTGCTCCAAGAATTAGAGTTCGTGGTGCTACTTCTATTTATGGTAACTCTAAACCATTATGGGTAGTAGATGGTATTATTTTAGAAGATGCTATTGATATTTCTTCTGGAGATTTAGCGTCTGGAGATGCAACTACATTAATTAGTTCTTCTATTGCTGGATTAAATGCAGATGACATTGCGTCTTTTGAAGTTTTAAAAGATGGTTCTGCTACCTCAATTTATGGAGCAAGAGCAATGGCTGGTGTAATTGTAATTACAACAAAAAAAGGTAAGGCTGGTGTGAGTAGTATTAATTATACTACTGAAACTACGTTTAGAATGAGACCTTCTTATAATGATTTTAATATAATGAATTCTCAAGAACAAATGTCTGTTTATGAAGAAATGCGTTCTGGTGGATGGTTAAATTACAGTACTGTTGCAAATGCTAGTGAAAGTGGTGTTTATGGAGAGATGTATCAATCATTAAATCAGTTAGATAGTAATGGTAATTTTGTTCTTGCAAATACGCCAGAAGCTAAAGCAGGTTTTTTAAGACAAG from Polaribacter sejongensis carries:
- the mutY gene encoding A/G-specific adenine glycosylase translates to MKFHKILIYWYLQNNRDLPWRKTKNPYFIWLSEIMLQQTRVAQGLSYYLKFTTDFPTVFNLAKADESTVLKMWQGLGYYSRARNLHFSAKQIANELNGEFPTTYKEIIKLKGIGDYTASAIASICFNEPTAVVDGNVYRVLSRYYGINTPINSSAGIKEFKTLAQSLIDETQPGTYNQAIMDFGALHCKPQNPLCETCPFSDSCVALEKKLTKELPVKEKKIKVRKRYFNFLVIKTDDDTTILSERKGKGIWQGLYQFPLIESDKIINKEELVSSEEFINLFPLETTISLFNPKEIVHKLSHQHLYTQFWIVETANTAETTIKWNEIEKYPVPILIANFLEAFQAKK